Within the Candidatus Methylomirabilota bacterium genome, the region TGTCCTTAGGGGGGCTGACTGCGGTGAAGCACGTGCTGGAGGCGTTGCCGAAAGGGTTCCCGGTGGCCGTAGCCGTCGTACAACACCGACGGCAGGACGCCGACGAGATACTCGTGAACCTCTTGCAGGATCTGACCACGCTGCCCGTGGTGGAGCCTGACGACAAGGAACCGATTCGGCCAGGGTTTGTCTATCTGGCGCCGTCCGACTATCACCTGCTCGTCGAAAAGGGCCATGTTGCCCTGTCGACGGACGCGCCCGTCTTGAATGCGAGGCCCTCGATCGATGTGCTGTTCGAGTCGGCGGCCGACGTCTATCGCGATCGGCTGGTCGGTGTCGTCCTGACCGGCAACAGCCTGGATGGCGCGCAAGGGTTAGCGGCCGTCAAGCGGAAAGGGGGCCTGACGGTGGTGCAGGACCCGCACACCGCCGAAGCGGCCATGATGCCGGAGGCCGCCAT harbors:
- a CDS encoding chemotaxis protein CheB; amino-acid sequence: MAYELIVIGVSLGGLTAVKHVLEALPKGFPVAVAVVQHRRQDADEILVNLLQDLTTLPVVEPDDKEPIRPGFVYLAPSDYHLLVEKGHVALSTDAPVLNARPSIDVLFESAADVYRDRLVGVVLTGNSLDGAQGLAAVKRKGGLTVVQDPHTAEAAMMPEAAIAATEVDKVLPLEAIGPFLAELGEAK